In one Candidatus Sericytochromatia bacterium genomic region, the following are encoded:
- a CDS encoding methylmalonyl-CoA mutase family protein: MPSALQAERARWQAETYAPLLRKAPERAEALQTLSGLAVEPLCTPLDAPESAYADQLGFPGQYPFTRGIQPTMYRGRLWTMRQYAGFGTAEETNSRFRYLLEQGQTGLSVAFDLPTQMGYDSDDAMALGEVGKTGVAIDSLADMETLLAGIPLDRVTTSMTINAPAAILLAMYQVAAEKQGVDPAVISGTIQNDILKEYIARNTYIFPPKPSLRLITDIFAYCKDAIPKWNTISISGYHMREAGCTAVQEVAFTLANAVTYVEAAIASGLDVDDFAPQLAFFFCAQMDMLEEVAKFRAARRLWARIMAERFGAKNPKSLQLRFHTQTSGASLTAQQPMNNVVRTTIEALAAVLGGTQSLHTNAMDEALSLPTEQSAMVALRTQQLIGFESGVANTVDPLAGSYYIESLTDRIEAEARTYMAKLEELGGVLPAIEQGWVQGEIAEAAYRYQREVDSKQRTLVGVNRFTVEQEDLGELYRHDPTREQRQKQQLADLKARRDGAAVAQALAQVRAVAAGSENLMPALVEAVRVYATVGEICHVLREVFGTYRGVVKI; this comes from the coding sequence ATGCCCTCCGCCCTGCAAGCCGAGCGCGCGCGCTGGCAAGCGGAGACCTACGCGCCGCTGTTGCGCAAGGCCCCCGAGCGCGCCGAGGCGCTCCAGACGCTCTCGGGTCTCGCGGTCGAGCCGCTCTGCACCCCGCTGGACGCCCCCGAAAGCGCCTATGCCGACCAGCTGGGCTTTCCGGGCCAGTATCCCTTCACCCGCGGCATCCAGCCCACCATGTACCGCGGTCGCCTGTGGACCATGCGCCAGTACGCCGGCTTCGGCACGGCCGAGGAAACCAACAGCCGCTTCCGCTACCTGCTGGAACAGGGCCAGACCGGGCTGTCGGTGGCCTTCGATCTGCCGACCCAGATGGGCTACGACAGTGACGACGCGATGGCGTTGGGCGAGGTGGGCAAGACCGGGGTGGCGATCGACTCGCTGGCCGACATGGAAACCCTGCTGGCCGGTATCCCGCTCGACCGCGTGACCACCTCGATGACGATCAACGCGCCGGCGGCGATCCTGCTCGCGATGTATCAGGTCGCGGCCGAAAAGCAGGGGGTGGATCCCGCGGTCATCTCGGGCACGATCCAGAACGACATCCTCAAGGAATACATCGCCCGCAACACCTACATTTTCCCGCCCAAGCCCTCGCTGCGCCTGATCACCGACATCTTCGCCTACTGCAAGGATGCCATCCCCAAGTGGAACACCATCTCGATCAGCGGCTATCACATGCGCGAGGCCGGTTGCACCGCCGTGCAGGAGGTGGCCTTCACGCTCGCCAACGCGGTGACCTATGTCGAGGCGGCGATCGCCAGCGGACTCGACGTCGATGACTTCGCGCCCCAGCTGGCCTTCTTCTTCTGCGCCCAGATGGACATGCTGGAGGAAGTGGCCAAGTTCCGGGCGGCCCGCCGCCTGTGGGCCCGCATCATGGCGGAACGCTTCGGCGCGAAGAACCCCAAGAGCCTGCAGCTGCGCTTCCACACGCAGACCAGCGGGGCCAGCCTGACGGCCCAGCAGCCCATGAACAACGTCGTACGCACCACCATCGAGGCGCTGGCGGCGGTGCTGGGCGGCACGCAGTCGCTGCACACCAACGCCATGGACGAGGCCCTGTCGCTGCCGACCGAGCAGAGCGCCATGGTGGCGCTGCGCACCCAGCAGCTGATCGGCTTCGAGTCCGGCGTGGCCAACACGGTCGACCCGCTGGCCGGCAGCTATTACATCGAAAGCCTGACGGATCGGATCGAGGCCGAGGCCCGGACTTACATGGCCAAGCTCGAAGAGCTCGGCGGCGTGCTGCCGGCGATCGAGCAAGGCTGGGTGCAGGGGGAGATCGCCGAGGCGGCCTATCGCTATCAGCGCGAGGTCGACAGCAAGCAGCGCACGCTGGTGGGCGTGAATCGCTTCACGGTCGAGCAGGAAGACCTGGGCGAACTCTACCGCCACGACCCGACCCGCGAGCAACGTCAGAAGCAGCAGCTGGCCGACCTCAAGGCCCGGCGCGATGGGGCCGCGGTGGCGCAGGCGCTGGCGCAGGTGCGGGCGGTGGCCGCCGGAAGCGAGAACCTGATGCCGGCGCTGGTCGAGGCCGTGCGCGTGTATGCGACGGTCGGCGAGATCTGCCACGTCTTGCGCGAGGTGTTCGGCACCTACCGCGGCGTGGTGAAGATCTGA
- a CDS encoding peptidoglycan-binding protein, protein MFPIAASSPRLYSWHQTRSVTPAWTPAYAPDQWIASGPRGGGHAALLMRGDRGEGVATLQRALARAGHSPGAADGVFGPNTERALRQFQQARGLRVDGLAGEQVRQALAIAAWGAPQTSSAPKGAVDMPLSDAQIAKALNIPLINVQRNWPALKQALAQAGITSRNDALALLAIMGRESHLTPILEWDSGWAYQGRRDLGNTQPGDGPRYKGRGYLQLTGRANYRHYGRLLGVDLEGSPDLALRPDIAARILVAYWKDRQLSTYTARRDWRTTNLKIAGEADWGLAPMMSNLRRLESMLA, encoded by the coding sequence ATGTTTCCCATCGCCGCCAGTTCGCCCCGCCTGTACTCCTGGCATCAGACCCGCAGCGTCACGCCGGCCTGGACGCCGGCCTATGCGCCGGACCAGTGGATCGCATCCGGGCCGCGCGGCGGCGGGCACGCGGCGCTCCTGATGCGCGGCGATCGCGGGGAAGGCGTGGCGACGCTGCAGCGGGCGCTGGCCCGCGCAGGCCACAGCCCCGGTGCGGCCGATGGCGTGTTCGGCCCCAACACGGAACGCGCCCTGCGTCAGTTCCAGCAGGCGCGCGGGCTGCGCGTCGATGGGCTGGCCGGCGAACAGGTGCGCCAGGCGCTGGCGATCGCCGCCTGGGGGGCTCCGCAGACCAGCTCGGCGCCGAAAGGGGCCGTCGACATGCCGCTCTCCGACGCCCAGATCGCCAAGGCTCTGAACATCCCGCTGATCAACGTGCAGCGCAACTGGCCGGCCCTCAAGCAGGCCCTGGCGCAAGCTGGCATCACGAGTCGCAACGACGCGCTGGCCCTGCTCGCGATCATGGGCCGCGAAAGCCACCTCACGCCGATCCTGGAGTGGGACAGCGGCTGGGCCTACCAGGGCCGGCGCGACCTGGGCAACACGCAACCGGGTGACGGCCCCCGCTACAAGGGCCGCGGCTACCTGCAGCTGACGGGTCGCGCCAACTACCGCCACTATGGCCGCCTGCTGGGGGTGGATCTGGAGGGCAGCCCGGATCTGGCCCTGCGGCCCGACATCGCCGCCCGCATCCTGGTGGCCTACTGGAAGGACCGCCAGCTGTCGACCTACACGGCCCGGCGCGACTGGCGCACCACCAACCTGAAGATCGCCGGCGAGGCCGACTGGGGCCTCGCCCCCATGATGAGCAACCTGCGCCGCCTGGAGTCCATGCTGGCCTGA
- a CDS encoding NAD-dependent epimerase/dehydratase family protein: MRILITGGAGFIGSHLVEHHLRAGHTVAVLDDMSRGRRENLAGMLDRVPFFRVDICDRAGLTAAFSAFRPDVVSHHAAQMSVSASSQDPVADARTNVLGLLHVLQASVAQGVRKLIFASSGGTVYGDCPLIPTPEDAPLAPLSPYGISKLAGEQYVRYFQRACGIDFTILRYANVYGPRQAADGEAGVVAIFIEKLLAGEAPVIHWDGEQRKDYIHVEDVARAHLQAIAEGSGGTYNIGSGQTTTVNALYQAIEHQLGTGLSPGRGPRRAGDVRISRLAIERARHALDWRPQVPLEAGLIDTVAYFRARHELPQAA, translated from the coding sequence ATGCGCATCCTGATCACCGGCGGCGCCGGTTTCATCGGCTCACACCTGGTCGAACATCACCTGCGGGCTGGCCACACCGTGGCCGTGCTGGACGACATGTCCCGCGGCCGACGCGAGAATCTGGCCGGCATGCTCGACCGCGTTCCGTTCTTTCGCGTCGACATCTGCGATCGCGCCGGCCTCACGGCGGCCTTCAGCGCCTTTCGGCCGGATGTCGTCAGTCACCATGCGGCCCAGATGAGCGTCAGTGCCTCCAGCCAGGACCCGGTGGCGGATGCCCGCACCAACGTGCTGGGCCTGCTGCACGTGCTGCAGGCCAGCGTGGCGCAGGGCGTGCGCAAGCTTATCTTCGCCTCGTCGGGTGGGACGGTCTACGGCGATTGCCCGCTGATTCCCACGCCCGAGGATGCCCCCCTGGCGCCGCTCAGCCCGTATGGCATCTCCAAGCTGGCGGGCGAGCAGTACGTGCGTTACTTCCAGCGCGCCTGCGGCATCGACTTCACGATCCTGCGCTACGCCAACGTCTATGGCCCGCGCCAGGCCGCCGACGGTGAGGCCGGCGTGGTGGCGATCTTCATCGAGAAGCTGCTCGCTGGCGAGGCGCCGGTGATCCATTGGGACGGCGAGCAACGCAAGGATTACATCCACGTGGAGGACGTGGCGCGCGCGCACCTGCAGGCGATCGCCGAAGGCAGCGGCGGCACTTACAACATCGGCTCCGGCCAGACGACCACCGTCAACGCACTATACCAGGCGATCGAGCATCAGCTCGGCACCGGCCTGTCGCCGGGCCGCGGGCCCCGGCGGGCCGGCGACGTGCGGATCAGTCGGCTGGCGATCGAGCGGGCGCGCCACGCGCTCGACTGGCGTCCCCAGGTGCCGCTGGAGGCGGGCCTGATCGACACGGTGGCGTACTTCCGGGCGCGCCACGAGCTGCCGCAGGCGGCCTGA
- a CDS encoding EamA family transporter: MQSFALILTSILLSVAGQYVLKVGARQLGQVGVEDAGRATAIAWAAATNPYLIGGLAFYALGAVTWIMVLTRVPLSWAYPILALNQVLILLVAATFLGETVSLTRWGGVLLIITGVFLVSRS; the protein is encoded by the coding sequence TTGCAATCCTTTGCCCTGATCCTCACCTCGATCCTGCTCTCGGTGGCGGGCCAGTACGTGCTCAAGGTGGGGGCCCGCCAGCTCGGGCAGGTCGGGGTCGAGGACGCCGGGCGCGCCACCGCGATCGCCTGGGCCGCGGCCACCAACCCCTACCTGATCGGCGGGCTGGCCTTCTATGCGCTGGGGGCCGTGACCTGGATCATGGTGCTCACGCGCGTGCCGCTTTCCTGGGCCTACCCGATCCTGGCGCTCAACCAGGTCCTGATCCTGCTGGTGGCCGCCACCTTCCTGGGGGAGACGGTCAGCCTGACGCGCTGGGGCGGGGTCTTGCTGATCATCACCGGCGTATTCCTCGTGTCGCGCAGCTGA
- a CDS encoding exopolysaccharide biosynthesis polyprenyl glycosylphosphotransferase produces the protein MTWSPLPLSASLSLVGPSAGDAPRPRVGPAGLAWHQRALKRGLDLGLASLALLPGAPLIALLAVLVRLDSAGPAFYRQTRVGRDGGEFTLYKLRTMPPDAEPDGPVWAIRGDRRATRLGAWLRRYSLDELPQLWNVLRGDMSLVGPRPERPYFVARFAARIPRYAERHRMRGGLTGWAQVNGLRGDVSIEARTRCDLWYIQHWSLGLDLRILLRTLVELVRRPGY, from the coding sequence GTGACCTGGTCGCCCCTTCCGCTGAGCGCCTCGCTCTCGCTCGTCGGCCCGTCCGCCGGCGACGCGCCGCGGCCCCGCGTCGGGCCGGCCGGCTTGGCCTGGCATCAGCGCGCCCTCAAGCGCGGCCTGGATCTGGGACTGGCCAGTCTGGCCTTGCTGCCCGGGGCGCCCTTGATCGCCCTGCTGGCCGTGCTCGTGCGGCTCGATTCGGCCGGGCCGGCCTTTTACCGACAGACCCGGGTCGGGCGCGACGGGGGTGAATTCACGCTCTACAAGCTGCGCACCATGCCGCCCGACGCCGAGCCGGACGGCCCGGTCTGGGCGATCCGCGGCGATCGCCGCGCGACCCGCCTGGGCGCCTGGCTGCGGCGTTACAGCCTGGATGAGCTGCCGCAGCTCTGGAACGTCCTGCGCGGCGACATGAGCCTGGTGGGCCCACGGCCGGAGCGCCCTTACTTCGTGGCGCGCTTTGCGGCGCGGATTCCTCGCTACGCGGAGCGCCATCGCATGCGTGGCGGCCTGACGGGCTGGGCGCAGGTGAACGGGCTGCGCGGGGATGTCAGCATCGAGGCACGCACGCGCTGCGACCTCTGGTACATCCAGCACTGGAGCCTGGGGCTTGACCTGCGCATCCTGCTGCGAACCCTCGTCGAGCTGGTGCGGCGTCCCGGCTACTGA